A window from Gallus gallus isolate bGalGal1 chromosome 5, bGalGal1.mat.broiler.GRCg7b, whole genome shotgun sequence encodes these proteins:
- the API5 gene encoding apoptosis inhibitor 5 codes for MPTVEELYRNYGILADATETAGQHKDAYQVILDGVKGGAKEKRLAAQFIPKFFKHFPELADSAINAQLDLCEDEDVSIRRQAIKELPQFATGDNLPRVADILTQLLQSDDSAEFNLVNNALLSIFKMDAKGTLGGLFSQILQGEDIVRERAIKFLSTKLKTLPEEVLTKEVEEFILAESKKVLEDVTGEEFVLFMKILSGLKSLQTVSGRQQLVELVAEQADLEQTFNPSDPDCVDRLLQCTRQAVPLFSKNVHSTKFVTYFCEHVLPNLSALTTPVEGLDIQLEVLKLLAEMSSFCGDMEKLESNLKKLFDKLLEYMPLPPEEAENGENAGGEEPKLQFSYVECLLYSFHQLGRKLPDFLTAKLNAEKLKDFKIRLQYFARGLQVYIRQLRLALQGKTGEALKTEENKIKVVALKITNNINVLIKDLFHIPPSYKSTVTLSWKPVQKADANQKRTSEDTTSSSPPKKASAGPKRDARQIYNPPSGKYSSNLGSFSYEQRGGFRGGRGRGWGGRGNRSRGRIY; via the exons ATGCCCACCGTCGAGGAGCTTTACCGCAACTACGGCATCCTAGCGGACGCCACGGAGACGGCGGGCCAG caCAAGGATGCCTACCAGGTGATCTTGGATGGCGTGAAAGGAGGCGCCAAGGAGAAGAGACTTGCAGCCCAGTTTATCCCAAAATTCTTCAAGCATTTTCCTGAATTAGCTGACTCAGCTATCAATGCCCAGTTGGACCTCTGCGAGGATGAAGACGTTTCT ATCCGGCGCCAGGCAATTAAGGAGCTGCCTCAGTTTGCCACCGGAGATAATCTTCCCCGGGTAGCAGACATACTGACCCAGCTTCTGCAGTCAG atgATTCTGCAGAATTCAATTTGGTGAACAATGCTTTGCTCAGTATATTTAAGATGGATGCTAAAG GGACCTTGGGAGGCTTATTCAGTCAAATTCTTCAGGGGGAAGATATTGTGAGAGAAAGAGCCATCAAATTCCTCTCTACAAAACTGAAAACCCTTCCTGAAGAAGTGCTGACTAAGGAGGTTGAAGAGTTCATATTAGCTGAATCAAAGAAG GTACTGGAAGATGTGACAGGTGAAGAATTTGTTCTATTCATGAAAATATTGTCTGGATTAAAAAGCTTACAGACAGTAAGTGGGAGGCAGCAACTAGTGGAGTTGGTAGCCGAACAAGCTGACCTGGAGCAAACGTTCAATCCATCGGATCCAGATTGCGTGGACAGACTTCTGCAGTGTACTCGACAGGCAGTGCCACTCTTCTCA aagaacGTTCATTCCACAAAATTTGTTACTTACTTCTGTGAGCACGTGCTTCCGAACCTCAGTGCTTTGACTACTCCAGTGGAGGGTCTTGATATCCAGTTAGAG GTCCTGAAGCTTCTTGCTGAAATGAGTTCATTTTGTGGAGATATGGAAAAGCTGGAATCAAATTTGAAGAAGTTATTTGATAAATTGCTG GAATATATGCCGCTTCCTCCAGAGGAAGCAGAGAATGGAGAAAATGCTGGTGGTGAAGAGCCCAAGTTGCAGTTCAGTTATGTCGAGTGTCTCTTGTATAGCTTCCATCAGCTGGGTCGTAAACTTCCAGATTTCCTCACAGCCAAACTGAATGCAGAGAAATTGAAAGACTTTAAAATCAG GCTACAATATTTTGCTCGAGGGTTGCAGGTGTATATTCGACAGCTTCGTCTAGCACTCCAGGGTAAAACAGGAGAAGCCTTGAAAACAGAGGAG aacaaGATCAAAGTGGTTGCTTTGAAAATAACCAATAACATTAATGTTTTAATCAAG GATCTCTTCCACATTCCCCCTTCTTATAAAAGTACAGTCACGCTGTCCTGGAAACCGGTACAGAAGGCAGATGCAAA tcAAAAAAGAACAAGTGAAGATACAACCTCAAGTTCACCTCCAAAGAAAGCTTCGGCAGGACCAAAAAGGGATGCCAGGCAGATATATAATCCTCCCAGTGGAAAATACAGTAGTAACCTGGGCAGTTTTTCTTACG AGCAAAGAGGTGGTTTCCGGGGTGGACGAGGAAGAGGCTGGGGAGGACGTGGCAATCGTAGTCGAGGAAGAATCTACTGA